TCTCATGTGTATATTATTAAATATAATAGATGATACAATTTGGATTATGACAAGCAAAAACTCTGTTATCAGTATTATATTTTTCTTTTTACTTTCCATCTAAACTCCTCTTATTGGGCCTTATATATTTTCTAGGTCTAGGACTTTTTTATTTTTGACCAAATAATCCCAACCTGATAGGACTGTAAGAATTACAGCTAGGTAGAAAACATAAATACCTAATTTGTTGAGAACAGAAACATTTAATAAAAGCATGACTAAGGATACCATCTGACTTATAGTTTTAGCCTTGCCCCAAACACTTGCAGCTATGGTTATGCCCATGTCAGCAGCAAGTGTCCTAAAACCTGTTATGATCAACTCTCTTGCAATTATTATAATAACTGCCCAAGCTGGTATGACTTTTGCTTCTACTAAAACTATGAAAGCTGCTATAGTTAAGACCTTGTCGACTAGGGGGTCTACAAATTTGCCAA
This window of the Anaerococcus mediterraneensis genome carries:
- the pgsA gene encoding CDP-diacylglycerol--glycerol-3-phosphate 3-phosphatidyltransferase, whose product is MNIANKVTMIRLVLIPVFVVCFYIYGTSYNIAAIVFLVASLTDALDGYLARSRNLVTNFGKFVDPLVDKVLTIAAFIVLVEAKVIPAWAVIIIIARELIITGFRTLAADMGITIAASVWGKAKTISQMVSLVMLLLNVSVLNKLGIYVFYLAVILTVLSGWDYLVKNKKVLDLENI